The genomic stretch ATATCACCTTTAGCTTTATCATCTTTTTTGAGTCTTGGCTTGCCAGGCGTTAACTCCACTTGTGCCATGGTATTCAATACGTTTAATAAAGACGAGATAAATGGATTAATAAATTCTACACGCATCGTTTTTGTTCCTGAAATTTAATTATTCACGACAATCGGCACAGATACCGTGTGCTTCTACTGTCTTGGTCGTAATTGCAAAACCATGCTCATCTGCAAGTGATTGTAGCAACTCTTCAATTTCGGTGTTATGTAATTCAATCACGCCACCACAACTCTTGCATAAGAGTAGTTGCGAAGGGTGTTTCTCACCAAAATGCGGGCATAAAATAAAGGCATTACTTGATTCTATTTTATGGATGAAACCTTCTTCGAGTAGAAAATCGAGGGCTCGATATACTGTCGGTGGTTTGGCATTTGGTTCTAATAGTTGCAGCTGAGCAAGTAGATCGTAAGCACTGATCATGGCATTGTGTTGCGCCATTAATAAAAATATCTGCTGCCTAATAGGAGTGAAGCGAACCGCACGCGTAACACAAAGCTGCTGAGCTCTGTAGAGTAAATTGTTCGCTGAATCTGTCATAGGGATCATTAAAATTGCTGAGAAAAGATAATGCTAACACACTAGAGGCACTTTTCTAATTATAATAGGCTACAAATAGCGCCGTAATTGCCTTTTTTAGTGGTTTTTAGTGTATTTTTTTGGCTTATCTCTGGCGGTTATAATTAATTATAAGTATTTTTACGTTTGGGTTGTTTATCAATAAATAATATATGGTTATTTTATTTATCAATCCTAATTTAGCCTGGCGAGTTTGAAAAAGGTCTCGCTCACTAGATCCTCCTTTAGTACGTCATTGACAAGCGCTCATTTAAACAAGATCTTTATTTTTGAAACTAGGTGACGCAGGGTGTATGATCGCCTCCTTGTTTTTCATACTAACGGCTTCGCTGTCGTACCAATTTGAAAGCAACCTGATAAAATTCAGCGCTACTGCGCATCCAGATAAGAGATAATAAAGCAATGACCAAGCAAGCTATCACCAGTGTTCATGCCCCTGGGCGTTTTTCTATTGCCCCAATGTTGGATTGGACAGACCGTCATTGCCGTTACTTCCACCGCTTGTTGACCAAGAATACTCTGCTGTATACCGAGATGGTCACTACAGGTGCTATTATTCATGGTCGCGGTGATTATCTTGCTTACAACCAAGAAGAGCACCCAGTGTCGTTACAGCTCGGTGGTAGTAATCCTGTGGATCTGGCACAAAGTGCGAAATTAGCACAAGAGCGTGGTTATGATGAAATTAACTTGAATGTAGGCTGTCCATCTGACCGTGTGCAAAGCGGTAAATTTGGTGCCTGTTTAATGGCGGAACCGACGTTGGTGGCCGATTGCGTTAAAGCGATGCAAGATGTGGTTGATATTCCTGTGACGGTTAAGACCCGTATTGGTATTGATGATCAAGATTCATATGAATTTTTACAGACGTTTATCCAGACCGTTGCAGCAACAGGGTGTAATGACTTTACTTTACACGCGCGTAAAGCCTGGTTAAGTGGTTTAAGTCCGAAAGAAAACCGTGAGATCCCAGAGCTTAATTATCAACGCGTTTACGATATCAAACAGGATTTCCCTGCGCTATTCATTGGTATTAATGGCGGTGTTAAAACACTAGAAGACACACAATTGCATCTAGGCCATATTGATGGTGTGATGATGGGACGTGAAGCGTATCATAACCCTTTCTTGCTAAGCCAGATTGATGAGCAGGTTTACGGCGCAGAAAAATCAACGCTAAGCCGTCATGATTATGCTGAACTGATGTTACCGTATATTGAAAACCATATCCGTAATGGCGGCAGCTTAACGCATATTTATCGCCATATGCTGGGTTTATTCCTTGGCTTACCGGGTGCCAGAGCGTGGAAGCGTCATCTTAGTGAGCAAGGACATAAAAAAGGCGCAGGTGTTGAAGTTGTGCAAGCAGCATTGCTATTAGTACCTAAGAACTAAAATCATCGTTCCTAAATGCAAAATAATTGATTTGAAAGAATTCAAAATGATAAAGCTTATTATGATTTATATAATAAGCTTTTTTTTTGTATGATTTGTAAGTACGGGTTACTTATTAACTACCTAAGCTCGTTTGGGGTAATTTATTCAGGTAGTATGAATAGTCTAATACTAACGATTTAATAACATCTAATATAAAAAAATAGGTCATGATTTTAATTTTAAGGCCGATAAGTTATTAGAGAATTTTAGGATATTGTCCGGTCTATAAGTTAGATCAAAGGGACTGAATTGGTATTGTCATCATATATCAAACTAACTTACAAACGCTACAGAGGTATTAAATGGGACTCTCCACCCAACTAAAAATCAAGCATAAGATCGGTATTCTTTCGGCGGTTGTTGTCGTCAGTTTCTTAACTTATCTGTTCGCCAATATTCTGGTGGTGAAAGAGAATAAAGAACGTTTATCACAACTGTCTGCCATTTATTATCCAGTACTTGAAGCCGCCACGATCAGTAATAGTAAAATTTCTGAAATAACGCAAGCAATTGAAACATCTGTCACCATAGGTGATGAAGATATGCTGCTTAGTGCGGATGAGGTTTATGCTGACCTGATCGCCCAATTAGATTTTATTAATTCTATTCATCCTGATAAACGTAGCGAGTTACTGTTAATTAAAGCTGAAGCTAAAGAGTATTATAACTCGGCTAAATATTTAGCTAATGGCTTGATTACTGGTTCTATATCGATGGATAACTTGTCTAATTTGGCGGAGAAAAATAGCCTGAACTTAGAAAAGTTATTAGCAGATCTGAGTCAGTTTAAAGAAGATAGCCAAGCAGACTTTACCGCTTTGATTGAAACTTCATTAGCGAGCTCAGATAAGAGCCGTAATCGTGGTGTGATGTTAGGTGTCGGTGTGATTATTTTAGTGCTTGCTGTGTGTTATTGGCTGACAGTATCGATCACTGGCAGTATTCGTAAAGTATCTGATTCGCTGCAAGCAATCGCGCAAGGCGATGGTGATTTGACGGTACGTATTGATTACGCCAATAAAGATGAAGTGGGTGATCTGGTTCATTGGTTTAATCAATTTTTAGATAAGCTGCATGGCAGTATCAGTGAAACCATTAATTCAATCGATTCGCTATCACAAGCGTCGACGCAATTAGCGACATCAAGCTGTACGTCTAAATCGCGTATTCAAGAGCAAAGCCAGTCAATTGATCAGGTCTCTAGGTCGATGAATGAAATGTTTGAGACTGTCAGGCATATTGCTGATTATGCATCTAATGCCTCGGCTGAGGCGAGCAGTGCAAATAGCGAAGCGGAGACGGGTACCGTGGTTGTTAAAAAGACCATTGAAGCCATACACGAACTGGCTGATGAAGTAAAAACGGCCTCAAAAGTTATCGATGAATTAGATTCTCATACTAGCAATGTGGGCCTGATCCTCGACACTATCCGTAGTATCGCCGATCAAACTAATTTACTAGCCTTAAATGCAGCGATTGAAGCGGCACGTGCGGGTGAACAAGGACGAGGCTTTGCTGTTGTTGCAGATGAAGTTCGAACTCTGGCATCTCGAACACAAGACTCAACGCAAGAGATCCAACAAGTATTGGAAGAGTTGCAACGTGCGTCAAGAGGCGCTGTGGAAGCGATGCAACGTGGGATGAGTAAAGCGGATATGGGCGTCGAGCAGTCATCGAGTGCAGGTAATTCTCTGACTAGTATTTCGGGTAAAGTTGAAGCCATCAATGTCGTCAATGAGCAAATCGCATCGGCAACAGAAGAGCAGGCGCAAACTTCGAAACTGATACATGGTTATATCGATGAAACGCATTCGATTGCGACACAAGTATCTGAAGATACCGAAGTACTGGATGAGATAACACAAGCTATAGAAGCTGCTACGCAACAATTAAGACAAGCAACAAATCAGTTTAGTGTGTAGTCAATAACGACAATTTGCTTGCTACACGAGATTTCTAAGGAGAGAAATTTTATAAGCAAGCAAATTGATACTAGATACTAGATACTAGATACTAGATACTAGATACTAGATACTAGATAGAGAACCCCTGCCACAAAGCTATCTTTAGCTATTTATATGTCAGCGGACTTATTTTTTCCTTCTTTCCTGTTTAGTTATCCCTAAATTCTATTTTGATGTAACTCACAATACAGCTACAAAGTCAGAGCTTTGTTAGGTTATTAAGTAGTATTGATTCTGAGTTCATTAACCGACATAGGACTAACTTCAATTACTTATATGTTTAACGCTCGCTTATCCATCGATTAGAATAATTGTTCTACATATTTGTAAGCGTGTGTCATTTCCGCTAATTACAGTGACCGTGTTAGTATAAGGTATTGTTTAAATTGGTTTTATTGTTTTTTATTAATGTTTAGTAAAAGTGATAAAACAATATGATTATTGGCTATTTACCTAGGATTGATGGATGAAAAAAGTATTTACGTTGTTACCACTGGCTGCAGTTTGTGCAACGCAATTTGCTTACGCAGCAACGGACGCAGAACGCCTAGCACAAGTTGAACAAGAACTTGCGATGTTACAAGAGCAGAGTTCTTATGATTCACTTGAAGATCGTATGACGATTAATGGTTTCTTTACCGGTAAGATGGTTACCGCTAACAACGATGCTGGCTTTGATAATGCAACGACTACGCCTAACTTTGCTGACGGCAGTAAATTGGGTCTGCAAGGTACGTTTGCGTTAACGGATCAAACGCAAGTTGTTGCGCAGCTTGTAGGCCGTGGTAGCGATGACTGGACACCGGAGATGGAATGGGCTTTCTTGAGCCATGACTTTGATAACGGCTTTGTTGCTCGTGTCGGTCGTTTACGTTTACCGCTATATATGTATTCAGACTTTTTAGAAGTGGGTTATGCACAGCCTTGGGCGACACCGCCAGCTGATGTATATACCATCGCACCGATTACATCATTCAATGGTGTTGATGTTACTTACGAGCGCGACCTTGGTGATGCGACATTAGCATTGCAAGCAAGTTATGGTAGTGATAAATCATCAGGTGATGATAACTCGGTTGAAGAGGATGTTGATTTTAAAGATATATCTGGTTTATCTGCAACATTAAGTTATGAAGATTGGGTATTCCGTACTACTTATTTTCAAACAGAGTTAAATTCAAAGCTGACATTTAATAATGATCAAGGCCAGTTTATTGGTGCGGGTGTTAGTTATGATAATGGTTCGCTAATTGCTATTTCTGAATATACTATTTCAAAAGTAGAAGGTGCTTATGCCGATACTGAGTCTGCATATATCACGCTGGGTTACCGCGTAGAAGCATTCACACCTTATGTGAGCTATTCATATTTAAAAACTACGGATGATGAAAAAAGAATTGCAAACTCACCTCAAAGTGCAGCTCTTAATTGGCAGCGTAGTACCTATAGCGTTGGTACCCGTTATGATATTAGCGCCAATTTAGCATTGAAATTAGATGTGACTTACGCAGGAAATTTTGGTGATACTACAGGTGCATTAAGCAGTAATATCAGTGAAACGAATGGTATGGACACGCAAGAATTCGATGACACTATCGTTTATACCATCTCATTTGACGCAGTATTTTAAGGAATATAATGATGAATTTATTAGCTAAAGTTGTGCTAACAACGGCATTGTTTTCTGGTGTTGCGCAAGCGGGTGTTGTGGTTATTGGTAACCCAAGTGGCCCAGATGCATTATCAAAGTCTCAAGTATCAAAACTATATTTGGGTAAATCTAAAAAACTACCGAATGGCAGTAAAGCTAGTGTATTAGAGCAAGCTAAAGGTAGTACTGTTCGTGACGATTTTCATGGTGCAATCACAGGTAAAAGTGATGCGCAGTTACAAGCATACTGGTCACGCTTAGTATTTACAGGTAAAGGCAAACCGCCAAAGTCACTGAGTTCGTCAGCATTAGTTAAAAACTCAGTTGCATCGAATATCAACGCAATTGGTTATATTGATGAAGCGGATCTTGATGCTTCAGTGAAAGTGGTATTTAAACCTTAATCACTGAACAGAATGATAGATTGTAATGATACCGAGCTATAGGCTCGGTATTTTTTTATAACATAATAGGTATTTACAATGTTTCAATTTTGTTAATTGATCACTGCCTAGAATGAAAGTTCAACCTAAACAACCCTGGCTAGATGACAACTTGTAATAATGTGATTTAGATCTACAAAACAAAATATGTAACTAGGAATAATACCGTCATACTAAGTGATAAGGTTGTTAACAATAATGTAATCTTGTAGGACCAATTTTGAATAAATGCAAAATGGACTAACGTGTTTTAGGATAAGGAGATTTTAGATGAAAAAAGCATTTATAATGCTACCGCTTGCAGTTGCTTGTGCATCACAGTTTGCGATAGCTGCGACAACAGATGCACAGCGTCTGGCACAACTTGAGCAAGAATTAGCGATATTAAAGGAAGCGAGCTCTTATGATTCGCTATCTGATCGGATGACTATCAATGGTTTCTTCACTGGTAAAGTCGGTATTGCTAATAATGATGCGGGATATAATGGCTATGATAAAGATGCTGATTTCTCTGAAGGCAGTAAACTGGGTCTGCAAGGTTCATTTGCACTAACAGAGCAAACCAAAATTGTTGCTCAGCTTGTCGCACGTGGTAGTGATGATTGGTCTACCGAAATGGAATGGGCGTTCTTAAGCCATGATTTTGATAACGGTTTTGTTACGCGTATCGGTCGTTTACGTGTGCCACTGTACATGTATTCAGATTATCTAGAAGTGGGTTATGCACAACCTTGGGCGACACCTCCAACAGAACTTTACAGTATTGTGCCATTGTCATCGTTTGATGGTGTTGATGCGATTTATGATTTTGATATGGGTGATGTTGCAGTCACGTTACAAGCAAGTTATGGCCATGCAGATCGTGATACTGGTGAACTGCTTGGCGAAGTAGACTACAAAGATATTCTCGGCGCCTCTGCATCATTTTCTTATGAAGACTGGGTTTTCCGTAGCACTTATTATCAAACAACACTTGATACGACTAAAGATGGTCAAATAGTAGAATTTTTTAATGATGCGCAAAGCTATTTTGCTGGTGTTGGTCTGAGCTATGATAATGGTTCATTACTTGCGATCTCAGAGTTTGCAGTTTCTGATGTTGAAGGTCAATATTCGGATACAGAGTCTGGTTATATCACCCTAGGTTACCGTATTAGCGACTTCACTCCCTACGTGACTTATGCTTTCCTTAAAACTACTGATGATAGTGAGAGGGTTGCAGCTTATGAGCCTGCCTTTAACTGGAAGCGTAATGCTTACAGCATTGGTACTCGTTATGACATTAGTTCAAACCTAGCACTAAAAGCCGATGTTACTTATGCTGATGGTTTTGATGGTACATCAGGTGGCTTGGATTCAAATGTAGATAATGAAGACACAATCGTTTACACCGTATCATTTGATGCAGTATTTTAAGGAGAACTTTGATGAAACTATTAGCTAAAGTTGCCTTAACAGCAGCATTAATCTCAGGTGTAGCACAAGCGGGTGTTGTGGTTATTGCTAACCCAACAGGTCCTGACTCATTATCGAAATCACAAGTATCTAAACTGTATTTAGGTAAATCGAAAAAATTACCTAATGGCGCTAAAGCACAAATTATTGAGCAAGCAACAGGCAGTGATATTCGTGGTGAATTCCATTCGGGTGTAACTGGGAAAAGTGATTCACAACTACAAGCTTATTGGTCACGTTTAGTGTTTACTGGTAAAGGTAAACCGCCAAAGACGATTGGCTCATCAGCATTGATTAAAAGCCAAGTCGCATCACATGCCAATGCGATTGCTTATATTGATTCATCAGAAGTAGATGACAGTGTGAAAGTAGTATTTACACCTTAATGTTTAGTGGATAGTACACAAGGTATAGCTAAACAGAAATCATCAGTTTAGCGTGATGAATAACGATAAAAACCTCCGCATAACACGGAGGTTTTTTTATTACTTTTATCTAAGAGGCTTTATTTATTAGCGCTGATGGCGGTGTTAATGTTGGTTTTATTAAGACATAATCCATTATTTTTCTGACCATGGGCG from Moritella marina ATCC 15381 encodes the following:
- the zur gene encoding zinc uptake transcriptional repressor Zur gives rise to the protein MTDSANNLLYRAQQLCVTRAVRFTPIRQQIFLLMAQHNAMISAYDLLAQLQLLEPNAKPPTVYRALDFLLEEGFIHKIESSNAFILCPHFGEKHPSQLLLCKSCGGVIELHNTEIEELLQSLADEHGFAITTKTVEAHGICADCRE
- the dusA gene encoding tRNA dihydrouridine(20/20a) synthase DusA; the protein is MTKQAITSVHAPGRFSIAPMLDWTDRHCRYFHRLLTKNTLLYTEMVTTGAIIHGRGDYLAYNQEEHPVSLQLGGSNPVDLAQSAKLAQERGYDEINLNVGCPSDRVQSGKFGACLMAEPTLVADCVKAMQDVVDIPVTVKTRIGIDDQDSYEFLQTFIQTVAATGCNDFTLHARKAWLSGLSPKENREIPELNYQRVYDIKQDFPALFIGINGGVKTLEDTQLHLGHIDGVMMGREAYHNPFLLSQIDEQVYGAEKSTLSRHDYAELMLPYIENHIRNGGSLTHIYRHMLGLFLGLPGARAWKRHLSEQGHKKGAGVEVVQAALLLVPKN
- a CDS encoding methyl-accepting chemotaxis protein; this encodes MGLSTQLKIKHKIGILSAVVVVSFLTYLFANILVVKENKERLSQLSAIYYPVLEAATISNSKISEITQAIETSVTIGDEDMLLSADEVYADLIAQLDFINSIHPDKRSELLLIKAEAKEYYNSAKYLANGLITGSISMDNLSNLAEKNSLNLEKLLADLSQFKEDSQADFTALIETSLASSDKSRNRGVMLGVGVIILVLAVCYWLTVSITGSIRKVSDSLQAIAQGDGDLTVRIDYANKDEVGDLVHWFNQFLDKLHGSISETINSIDSLSQASTQLATSSCTSKSRIQEQSQSIDQVSRSMNEMFETVRHIADYASNASAEASSANSEAETGTVVVKKTIEAIHELADEVKTASKVIDELDSHTSNVGLILDTIRSIADQTNLLALNAAIEAARAGEQGRGFAVVADEVRTLASRTQDSTQEIQQVLEELQRASRGAVEAMQRGMSKADMGVEQSSSAGNSLTSISGKVEAINVVNEQIASATEEQAQTSKLIHGYIDETHSIATQVSEDTEVLDEITQAIEAATQQLRQATNQFSV
- a CDS encoding carbohydrate porin, which codes for MKKAFIMLPLAVACASQFAIAATTDAQRLAQLEQELAILKEASSYDSLSDRMTINGFFTGKVGIANNDAGYNGYDKDADFSEGSKLGLQGSFALTEQTKIVAQLVARGSDDWSTEMEWAFLSHDFDNGFVTRIGRLRVPLYMYSDYLEVGYAQPWATPPTELYSIVPLSSFDGVDAIYDFDMGDVAVTLQASYGHADRDTGELLGEVDYKDILGASASFSYEDWVFRSTYYQTTLDTTKDGQIVEFFNDAQSYFAGVGLSYDNGSLLAISEFAVSDVEGQYSDTESGYITLGYRISDFTPYVTYAFLKTTDDSERVAAYEPAFNWKRNAYSIGTRYDISSNLALKADVTYADGFDGTSGGLDSNVDNEDTIVYTVSFDAVF
- a CDS encoding phosphate ABC transporter substrate-binding protein, with the translated sequence MNLLAKVVLTTALFSGVAQAGVVVIGNPSGPDALSKSQVSKLYLGKSKKLPNGSKASVLEQAKGSTVRDDFHGAITGKSDAQLQAYWSRLVFTGKGKPPKSLSSSALVKNSVASNINAIGYIDEADLDASVKVVFKP
- a CDS encoding phosphate ABC transporter substrate-binding protein, whose translation is MKLLAKVALTAALISGVAQAGVVVIANPTGPDSLSKSQVSKLYLGKSKKLPNGAKAQIIEQATGSDIRGEFHSGVTGKSDSQLQAYWSRLVFTGKGKPPKTIGSSALIKSQVASHANAIAYIDSSEVDDSVKVVFTP